DNA from Rhinatrema bivittatum chromosome 16, aRhiBiv1.1, whole genome shotgun sequence:
acaaacatttcaaagtttgttttttgattgtatttttattctgctttttaattgatagggataagttagaattttttagctcaggtgagtttttagttacaggcacttggactacttttctaattattggaaccttactgtcgggatgccctaattctaatacatcattagtatcctttaaagatacatctctccgaaccatgcgctgctgagcgactgtcggctttcccctttgttctagtttaaaagctgctctatctcctttttaaaggtttgcgccagcagtctggttccaccctggttaaggtggagcccatcccttcggaagagactcccccttccccaaaaggttccccagttcctaacaaaactgaatccctcttccttgcaccatcgtctcatccacgcattgagactctggagctctgcctgcctctggtgacctgcgcgtggaacagggagcatttcagagaatgctaccctggaggttctggatttaatctttctacctaagagcctaaatttggcttccagaacctccctcccacattttcctatgtcgttggtgcccatgtgtaccacgacagccggctcctccccagcactgtctaaaatcctatctaggtgacgcgtgaggtccgccaccttcgcaccaggtaggcatgttaccaggcgatcctcacgcccaccagccacccagctatctacattcctaataatcgaatcaccaactatgactatCATCTCTTACCAATGTCTGCACTTTCCTTTTGTAATTGGTATCCTATGTTGGCCATTCCTAAGTCCTTCACTTTCTGCTTAGCCCACATCCTGCAGCTGCATGTACGGTCACATATTGGTACACAAGCTTAGCAGGACACAGTTCAGTAAGCAGCTTTATACAGTAgaagttgctttttttttattgctttctttcaccttccttctctgtcttgctcctgtcctctctctcaaatcttttgggggaaaaaaattaaattgctgAGGGGTTAAGTTGCTGTATCAGGATTCACGGTTATCTTCAAAGTCAGAAATATTCCCAGTTGGACTAAGACTAATGCCAAAATGGCCTCCTGTGTATAATGAGGTAAGGGAGGggtttaagtatttatttaatggttgtGTATAGTTTTGGATATCTTCTTGTTGACATAGCTGTAAATACATACAtcagaaataaatattttcaatatttatttttatgttggcTTTATTTGGTCCTATGAGGATTGGGTTACTTTTGGGCTTGGGACTTTTCTTTCTCCGAGTTACTTGGGCTAGTTTTGGACTATGCCATGTCTTTCTTTGGGCTACAAACCCCATTTAGAGTCTGACAGTACAGTTTATAAGGGTGCATTTGGGTGAGGGGAACACCACACCTGGAGCCTCTTTTGCTTCCACATGGCTGCCAGAGGGGCTTTGTAAACTCATGATCAGCTTCCCTTTCCTCCTCACACTGCAGCGCTCCTGGTTTTCCTTTCCCCCCCATGCTGAGGAGAAGAGGCTTTTCTATGGTCTGGGTCTACTGCTTTTTCCTCTTCAGCAGACATACTGTGTACAGCAATCCTGGAGGAGCTGGGTTTGATTCTCAGGGCAGGACTCTACACCCCGGCCATGTGGGGTTGCTCCCAGCCCCTGGGGTGAGGGAGTCCAACTCGTTATGCATTGGTGACAAACTGGACTTTAGGTCCATGATTGTAAGGTTTAGGAAGGAGACATGGACTGTCACTGTAATAATTGGATTATTATGTTATTTGGAAGGGGAtacaaaattgtgtgtgtgtgggggggggtgccCTGGGTTttggtgaatgaaggctcatgatgcaGGATCCTAGCCGTAGTTTTTGGATGtctaaaggagcaggagaaaattcCTATGTCCAACTGATTGGGggtgccatttctttttttttatttacatatagCTGCCTGGGAGCCATGGCTGAAAACCGACCTACTTCACACCTGCAGCCGAAGGTAGCTGGAGGCCTGGACATAGAGATGGACCGGGCTGAGCATGCCTTGCGCCGGCGTCTTCCCCGCAAGCTCCCCAAGCGCAGCAATGATGTCTACGTTAACATGAAGACAGACTTCAAAGCCCAGCTGGCCCGCTGTCGGAAGCTGCTGGAAGGTGGAGGCTTCAATGAGATCTGCATTCATGGTCTGGGGCTGGCCATCAACCGGGCCATCAATGTTGCTCTCCAACTGCAGGCTGGCAGTTTTGGCACCCTGCAGGTAGCTGCCAACACCTCTACTGTGGAGTTGGTGGATGATCTTGAACCGGAAATGGACGATGGGGAACCAGCAACCAGAACAAGGAACAATTCGGCTATCCACATCAGAGTTTACCGCGTGTTTTCCAAATAGCATTTAGACAGCCCTTCTGGGAAAGGGGAATGAATATTTTAAGTATATTGTATTATTGAACCACCTTTCCAATTGTATCCCAAGGCAGTTTACAGCACTCTTTCAGATACAATAAGTCCCTTCCCAAAAGCTTATATTAAGTTCATTGTTGACATCACTGACATACAGATATTTGTGACTTGTCCATGATAATTTATTAGCAATATGGGTAGTTAGTGGAGGTTGTTTTGGCTTGGCCCTTCCTTCTCTGCTGAACTTCCACCTCAGCTGGACCTGGGCATTGCTTCTTTACAGAGTTGTGAACATTTGTTTGCAACCACCTGAACCCTGAGTGAGTGTACTTAGGTGGTGATGTGGAGTGATGGCTGACACTCCCTCCCCCTGGAGGCTATGACCACTGCTTTCGCAGCATCCTCTGTTCATCTGCATGCCCGCACCAAGCACTGCCGCATTGCTGGCCCAAGTATTGGAGATTTTTAGTTGGGTTCTGTTCCCTCCACTTCAAATTTCTATGACATCTGTCTTTCAGATTATAATCCTAATGGCCCAGCTCCAACATgatctgcccttttttttttataacatttaaaactgggcttcccaaacctatcctaggGACCCcataaccagttgggttttcaggatatttatagTTTAATACGCATGCGACAAACTTGCACATAGtgggtttccaatgtatgcaaatttctcgtgtgtggatattctgaaaacccagcgGGCTGTGATTGAAGAGAACTAGGAAGAGGGGAGGAAGTAGTGTGACAACTACTGAAGGGATGACACTGTGGAACTGAAGCTGACAGATGCAGGAAACCATGATGAAGCAAAAATGAATGATTGCATAGAGCTCAGTAAAGTTTGTGCTGAATTGTTGTCAAATGAGAAATATCCAGACTGAAAAGATCGTTCTTGCTCTCTAATAAATTACTCTGTTGTCCAGACAATATTAAGATGACTGGCTGACTAGATTTAACCTCTTTATTTAATTTGATAATGTTTCTGTTATCTCTACAtgttccccccacccctttttttttttttaaggtgtgatTTGAGGTTTGGCTGTACTACAGTAAAGTGTTTGAAAAAACCATATAACTTCTTGCTTTCTGTGTtgccttttctaattctctgCTTCAAGTGTGCTTTGGAGGACTAGGTTTATTTTCTGGGTGGTAATCTTTGCATAAAAATGATCTTGGCAAATAATGCCTGTGTCTTTAATTGCTTTATGACTCCTAGCTCAGATCTGCTTCATTCACTCTGATGTCATTTTGCTAAAAACATCCTGGATCTATAGGGGTAAGAGGGATTAGAAAGCTTACGGTATGTTCTTGTTGATAACTATGGACAGTCAACTGGAGCGCTTGGCGGAAGCCTACATTTTATTTCTCTTCCCATGGCTTAGAAAACTAatcatttattttacttttgtaatTAACAGAAACTGTGTTCAGTACTACATAATGTTTTAGAGAAAGGATATTGTTTACatacatagaagtgacggcagaagaagaccaacggcccatccagtctccccagcaagctacacagtttatccatttttccccccccccccttttttctccctcccacccgtctctattggcttccagcaccctccggccccaattcccttccacccctccaccagtttACTTTTAGCCAAACGCTTACTTCTGTGTTAGTGAGAGTTACTTCAATACTGCAAGCTGGAGAACTATCTGAAGGATGCCTCTGAGATGTCTAGTCAATAAAGTTGACAAAACAGCACCGAGGCTTTAAATAATCAATCAGAAATACAGTTCTTCAAACATTACACCTCAACAGCCGGAAATGCTGCGGGAGAAACACTACCATCACAGGAATTGGGTAACATGAAATGCAATAATTTTTATATagtttttgttgcaaataaaagaaacaaaagccacaagtaATGAAAGTATTGTATTTGTTTAGCTTTATTGAATAGTCACAGTGTGCCTTGAGTATGTGCTGAGATGTTTGACATCTCTATGGTGCAGTGACCATGCTAAGGACACTGAAGTCGTGTCTAAGGCTGAGAATGCAGCTTTCTCCTGCGTCACTTCTATTTTGTTTGCTCTGACCAGTTTGCAAACAGGGAaaagatttgtgtgcataaaaattatACAGAAAACATGAGCTAGGAGCATCTTCTATAATCTTGTGTAAGGAGAGCAACTTGTGcacatagggctagattttaaaagccctgcacgcataaatcctaCCGGATTTACGTTGCCAGTGCGCGCAAagtcccgggacgtgcgtaagtcccggagctttgtaaaaggggcgtgtcaggggagggccgggagggcggtcctgagtcccccgccactgcagcctgtgccgggggatgccgaggcggtgcgcgcaagttatgcctgcttcaagcaggtgtaatttgcacaacaaaggtagggggggatttaggtagggctggggggtgggttagagaggggaaggtggggggacgtggagggaatggaggcaggctgcgcgccgaccctggattttataagatatgtgcggctacgcgcgcatacttatttaagatctaccttaTAGGTTGTAGTGCAAAATATGTTTCTAACAAAAATGTTACCCCCCCCGGGTTAACTTTTCACCCAGACAGACTGTGTGCAGTCAGGGTGGGTGGGATTTTAAATCCCACTGTTTGTGCAGCTTTAAGTCCTGGCCTTAGTCCAACAAACTGTTCTTGATGAGATCTTGTCCTTGGGGACCCACACCcaattaggttttcaggatatccgcaatgaatagtCATGAAATATCTCTGCATGCAGTGTCTCTATTGTATACAGATTTCAAAATAGGACATTAGAAAAGATTTGGTGTAAAACATTTTCTGATGAGGtctttgggtgactagagaactagATCAGGGAGGAGTGCTCAATGTGACTTACTttgattttagtaaagcctttgataagGTCCCACATcgaagactcgtgaacaaaatgagaagcttgggagtgagcgccaacatggtggtgtggattactaactggttgatggatagaagacagtgtgggAAGGTAAATGGAACCAACTCTGAAGAGAGccgtgttaagcagagtgccaccaGGAGcgatgttgggaccagtcctgttcaacatctgtatgagcaacattgtggaagggatagaaagtaaagtttgtctatttgcagatgatactaagctctgcaacagagtggacaacctggaaggagtggagaggatgagatttaaggaagcttgaagagtggtcgaagatatggcaactgggatttaatgatcaacaacaaacctttttcatatgaaggaaatcagtagaactaggggtcatgaaatgaaactccagcgCGGActactcagaaccaatgtcaggaaatatttctttacggagaggggggtggatgcctggaatgcccttccggagaagtTGGTGAAGACGAAACTATGAAAGACTTCAAAGGACatggaatatagaaacatagaaatgacggcagaagaagaccaaatggcccatccagtctgcccagcaagcttccctcatttcttctctcatacttatctgtttctcttagctcttggttctaattcccttccacccccaccattaatgtagagagcggtgatggagctgcatccaagtgaaatatctagcttgagtagttagaggtagtaggggtagtaaccgccgcaataagcaagctacacccatgcttatttgtttttacccagattatgttatacagcccttattggttgtttatcttctcccctgccgttgaagcagggagctatgctggatatgcgtgaggtatcagtttttttcttctcccctgccgttgaagcagagagctatgctggatatgcattgaaagtgaagtatcaggcacatttggtttggggtagtaaccgccgtaacaagccagttactccccgctttgtgagtgtgaatccttttttcttctcccctgccgtttaagcagagagctctgctggatgtgtgaagtaacagtttttcttttcccctgctgttgaagcagagaactatgctggatatgcattgaagtgaagtataagaatggagtgatcaagctagttgaaaggcatcaggaatagaggaaggtggaggtagtaatttggatatttggtttggggtagtaaccgccgtaacaagccagctactcctgtctttgtgagtgcaaatccttttttccacatttcctcttgctgttgaagcttagagtgatgttggagtcacagtaaccatgtgtatgtttattgaataagggtattgtctccaggcagtagccatcattctggcgagtcacccactcttcattggcggcctcttgactttatggatccacagtgtttatcccacgcccctttgaagtccttcacagttctggtcttcaccacttcctccggaagggcattccaggcatccaccaccctctccgtgaagaaacactgtggatccctaatgaCTAAGAGGAGAGGAATGAAgtagcttgctggtgtggcggttactacctgtaaccaacaagcctgatactacgcttctgatgcaactccaatattgctctctgcttcaatggcaggggctgGAGGGGAAATGGACTCGAACAGTCActaacaagagccctgaccttggtggtCTTGGAAACTGATAAGTAATGCAGCTTGCTGGACAGATTGGATGGGCTTTGTTCCTTTGCTGCGGTCATTTCTGTATTTCTAAATAAAGACCTATATCTAAAAGAGTATGCTAGGAAAATGTGAATATATCTATTTTTCATAAAATATTGCTTATAATAAATCAAGTGCTATTTTTGAAACATTGAATAATCTTAAATTGGGAACATTACTCTATATAATGCACATACTGCTTGGAATGTTGTCAGCCAGCAGCACCTACAGTAAATGACTGCGTGGAGTCTTTTAAGATGAAAATACAGACTATCAGAGATGAATTGGATAGGTCATCCACTGATTCTCTTCAATTAAATATCAGTATTTCAACAATTATAGGTGTTCCTTCTCAATTTTTATTCTTTGATCCAATAACCACAAAGGAAGTACAAGGGATAATTACTATGGCTAAACCTAGCAGTTGTTTCTATGACCCTGGTCCTGCTTGGTTACATAAAGAAAGCACTGATGGCCCAATTATTCCACTTTAGCATATTTCTAATCAGTCTTTCCATGAAAGAAAATTTTCTTATCAACTGAAGAAGACAATACACTGATATCAAACCTACCTTTCCTAGGCAAATTAGCTGAAAGAGCTGCAGAACAGGAACTTGAGTTTTTGCTGGCTCCATAGCAAGCTGGCTGAGTGGCTTCAGCACAGAGACTGCTCTTGTATCTCTGGTTGATGACCTCTGTTATAACTCTATAAAGGTTTAGACTTTCTGATTTGTTCTTTTAGATCCATGAGTGGCATATGGTAGTGTGTATCATGGCATATTAATATCTTGCCTTTCTGTCCTTGATCTCAGAGGCAGAATGCTAATttggtttactttttttttttttttttttacataatttgCAAAATTCTGGTTGCTGAAGAAATATCAGACACCTGGATATTTAAGTATGAAGTCCTGCAAGGTTCTGTTCTTTCACTCAtttattcaatatacatatagTTGCTGCGCCAGAGACTTACAAAAATATAATTGCAAGTATCATTGAGTTTGGGTAGAGATCACCAAGAAAAATAAAGACCTTGAACTTATTTTTAGAGGAAAGTGTAAGCTGGCCCATGCTAACCACTTGAAACTAAATCCAGCCAAAAACTGAGGTCAGATGGATTACTAAATCCTTTTCTTAAATATCCAGCTCCTAATATATTTAACGGTGAACAGGTAGGTCTGGCAGCAGAGGTTAAACTGTTGGGTATTATTTGAGATTCACACCTAATCGAGAAACCACAGATCTCATCAGTAATTAAATTAGTATTTTATAAGCTTTGACTAATAAAATATTAGGACTTATCTTTCTGAAAAACTTGGCTGTTATCCATTTTATTTGTGACTACTCacacagactactgtaattctttatatacTGGGTGTCCTaaaaattctctctctcaattGCAACCCATTCAGAATATAGCAGCTGcccagcagcttttaaaataagaTATACATGGGATATTACCAACTCTAGAGAAACTCCACCGGCTTCTGCTTTCAGTACCGATCTCTTTCAAGAGCCTCTCTCTGGTCTGCAAGACCATCGATCGATTGATTCTGGTCTATCATCTTTATCACATTGCTTGGAACGATGCTCTTGAAGTTGGTATGATCATCTTGCTGATGGTTTGTAGGCTAGAAGT
Protein-coding regions in this window:
- the POP7 gene encoding ribonuclease P protein subunit p20 — its product is MAENRPTSHLQPKVAGGLDIEMDRAEHALRRRLPRKLPKRSNDVYVNMKTDFKAQLARCRKLLEGGGFNEICIHGLGLAINRAINVALQLQAGSFGTLQVAANTSTVELVDDLEPEMDDGEPATRTRNNSAIHIRVYRVFSK